A genomic window from Pungitius pungitius chromosome 12, fPunPun2.1, whole genome shotgun sequence includes:
- the LOC119221078 gene encoding G-protein coupled receptor family C group 5 member C-like — protein sequence MASTSAPKGCDPSINSVYYNLCDLTAVWGVAVEAVAAVGGVTSFVLLVVLMASLPFVTDQRRKGMVALQAGVLVFTLGLFGLTFAFIVERHSTSCAARRFLFGVLFSGCLACLVMHALWLALLGRRGRGPRSWMLCLGALALWLVEVIINTEWLVITVARGSATALNASDLSCSIANRDFVMALIYVMALLLAVVLTAVPSLAHEHAQWRRDGAFILVSGLFSAAIWVAWVVMYVHGNRVLGNPSWDDPTLAVAVVSNAWVFLVLYAIPGVCLLTEEDPDQELPIDGDPVYPARSVAYDNILREPEPPQPNLYMENKAFAMDEPPMVPSKPVSPYGAYNGQPRGCMYQPTELALIARGLTKMDQGAMRPRAPGAFLSQGSGSSLPRPTRSSSP from the exons ATGGCATCGACCAGCGCTCCGAAGGGATGCGATCCCAGTATCAACTCCGTATATTACAACCTGTGTGACCTGACTGCAGTTTGGGGGGTCGCGGTGGAGGCCGTCGCTGCGGTCGGCGGGGTGACCTCCTTCGTTCTGTTGGTCGTCCTCATGGCCAGCCTACCGTTTGTCACCGACCAGAGGAGAAAGGGCATGGTGGCACTGCAGGCCGGCGTGCTGGTCTTCACACTGGGACTTTTCGGACTCACCTTCGCCTTCATCGTGGAGCGCCACTCGACCAGCTGCGCTGCTCGCAGGTTCCTCTTTGGGGTGCTGTTCTCGGGCTGCCTGGCCTGCCTGGTGATGCACGCGCTGTGGCTTGCCCTGCTGGGGCGGAGGGGCCGGGGCCCCAGGAGCTGGATGCTGTGCCTGGGTGCCCTGGCTCTGTGGCTGGTCGAGGTGATCATCAACACCGAGTGGCTCGTCATCACCGTGGCCAGGGGCTCGGCCACGGCGCTCAACGCCTCCGACCTGTCCTGCAGCATCGCCAATCGCGACTTTGTGATGGCCCTGATCTACGtcatggctctgctgctggCGGTGGTGCTGACGGCCGTGCCCTCGCTGGCGCACGAGCACGCCCAGTGGCGGCGGGACGGAGCCTTCATCCTGGTCTCGGGGCTCTTCAGCGCGGCGATCTGGGTAGCTTGGGTCGTCATGTACGTCCACGGGAACCGAGTCCTCGGGAATCCCAGTTGGGACGATCCCACTCTGGCCGTAGCCGTGGTGTCCAACGCCTGGGTGTTCCTCGTCCTCTACGCCATCCCGGGGGTCTGCTTACTGACCGAGGAGGACCCAGATCAGGAGCTGCCAATCGATGGAGATCCCGTTTATCCCGCCAGGAGCGTGGCCTATGACAACATCCTTCGGGAGCCGGAGCCACCCCAGCCGAACTTGTACATGGAGAACAAAGCCTTCGCTATGGACGAGCCTCCAATGG taCCCAGCAAGCCCGTGTCTCCGTATGGCGCTTATAACGGTCAGCCACGGGGTTGCATGTACCAGCCCACCGAATTAGCCCTGATCGCCAGGGGACTGACCAAG ATGGACCAGGGCGCCATGAGGCCTCGAGCTCCTGGCGCCTTTCTGAGCCAGGGAAGTGGCAGCTCTCTGCCTCGTCCGACGCGGTCCTCTTCGCCCTGA
- the btbd17b gene encoding BTB/POZ domain-containing protein 17, whose amino-acid sequence MVRSCGRGIPGGAYVGALFLLIHSVTVRGAALKQEVALDSGSTVLNHSMSLLQRMETLLALGNSSDVTLKVQTINTDEVKVIQAHSLVLSLQSDVFEEMLLGRNGSALFLRETADCAAVFDKFVRYLYCGDISVRLDQAISMHKLASKYHVWALQQGLTQYMTQHLSSDSPMGHVIGWYNYALQIGDVVLRDSCLQYLSWNLSSVLQSGEWGSISEDLLLSLLQRSDLILQSELELYDALEAWISQNKPVTSTIERALRAVRYGMIPPQHLFRLQKQSPLLQKHYESIRDLLYLAFQFHSASPIQLAKYFDVNCSIFTPRNYLSTSWGSPWLLNNPTRDDRSFSFQTQLGPSGHDSSKRVTWNALFSPRWLPLSARSTYTEMGAMQPTRTDAGRPRIIVTPATSSPDFAGVSFQKTVIVMARQQGKVVVRHVYNFHQSTEEAGDFLVDADLQRRVSEYLIDSSLYLHVVIKPLYHTLIVSKK is encoded by the exons ATGGTTCGCTCATGTGGACGAGGGATCCCTGGCGGGGCCTATGTGGGCGCCCTGTTCCTCTTAATCCACTCTGTCACAGTTAGAGGAG CTGCCCTGAAGCAGGAGGTGGCGTTGGACAGTGGGTCCACGGTGCTGAATCACTCCATGAGTTTGCTGCAGCGTATGGAGACCCTGCTGGCCCTGGGGAACAGCAGTGACGTCACCCTCAAAGTGCAGACCATCAACACGGACGAGGTGAAGGTGATCCAGGCCCACAGCCTGGTCCTCTCGCTGCAGAGTGACGTGTTTGAGGAAATGCTGCTCGGCCGCAACGGCAGCGCTCTGTTTTTGAGGGAGACGGCCGACTGCGCGGCTGTCTTTGACAAGTTTGTCAG GTATCTGTACTGTGGTGACATCTCAGTTCGGCTGGATCAGGCCATTTCTATGCATAAGCTGGCCAGCAAGTATCACGTGTGGGCTTTGCAACAAGGTCTGACCCAGTACATGACCCAACATCTGTCTAGTGATTCGCCCATGGGCCATGTGATCGGGTGGTACAACTATGCATTACAAATTGGGGACGTTGTCCTGCGTGACAGCTGCCTGCAGTACCTTTCCTGGAACCTGTCATCTGTGCTGCAGAGCGGAGAATGGGGCTCCATCAGTGAGGACCTGCTCCTCTCCTTGCTCCAGCGCTCTGACCTCATTCTGCAGAGTGAGCTGGAGCTTTACGACGCCCTGGAGGCCTGGATTAGCCAGAACAAGCCCGTCACTTCGACGATCGAACGCGCCTTAAGGGCCGTTCGATACGGCATGATTCCCCCTCAGCACCTCTTCCGTCTTCAGAAGCAATCCCCCCTCCTTCAGAAGCATTACGAGTCTATCCGTGATCTTCTCTACCTAGCTTTCCAATTTCACTCGGCCTCACCTATACAATTGGCCAAGTACTTTGATGTCAACTGCAGTATTTTCACCCCCCGTAACTACCTGTCCACCTCCTGGGGTTCCCCTTGGCTCCTCAATAACCCCACCCGCGATGACCGCAGTTTTAGCTTCCAGACCCAGCTCGGGCCCAGCGGCCATGACTCCAGCAAGAGAGTGACCTGGAACGCCCTTTTCTCCCCTCGCTGGCTCCCACTCAGCGCCAGGTCAACCTACACTGAGATGGGTGCCATGCAGCCTACACGCACAGATGCAGGTCGACCTCGCATCATCGTAACACCAGCAACCTCTAGTCCAGACTTTGCCGGTGTGAGTTTCCAGAAGACAGTGATCGTGATGGCAAGACAGCAAGGAAAAGTGGTGGTTCGGCACGTCTACAACTTCCACCAAAGCACAGAGGAGGCCGGCGACTTCCTGGTCGATGCTGACCTGCAGAGACGCGTATCAGAGTACCTGATTGACAGCTCCCTCTATCTGCACGTTGTTATAAAACCTCTCTACCACACTCTCATTGTGTCAAAGAAGTAG
- the LOC119220864 gene encoding dual specificity mitogen-activated protein kinase kinase 6, with protein MSLSKGGKKKPGLKLSKEVFAQPVPAAAAPPRDLDSKADVKIGGQNFVVKADDLEQIEELGRGAYGVVDKMRHVPSGVIMAVKRIRATVNTLEQKRLLMDLDISMRTVDCFFTVTFYGALFREGDVWICMELMDTSLDKFYKKVNEKGRNIPEDILGKITVAVVKALEHLHSNLSVIHRDVKPSNVLINTQGQVKMCDFGISGHLVDSVAKTMDAGCKPYMAPERINPDLNQKGYSVKSDIWSLGITMIELAILKFPYDSWGTPFQQLKQVVDEPSPQLPADRFSAEFVDFISQCLRKKPNERPAYTELMQHPFLTMHDSKDTDVASFVKVILDD; from the exons ATGTCTCTGTCTAAAGGAg GGAAGAAGAAGCCAGGGCTGAAGCTGTCCAAAGAAGTCTTTGCACAGCCCGTACCAGCAGCGGCAGC GCCCCCTCGAGATCTCGACTCAAAAGCTGATGTCAAAATTGGAGGTCAG AACTTTGTGGTGAAGGCCGATGACTTGGAGCAGATCGAAGAGCTGGGCCGGGGGGCGTACGGCGTCGTGGACAAGATGAGGCACGTGCCCAGTGGTGTCATCATGGCGGTCAAG AGGATTCGAGCCACGGTGAACACTCTGGAGCAGAAGAGGCTTCTGATGGACTTGGACATTTCCATGAGGACAGTGGACTGCTTCTTCACGGTGACCTTCTATGGCGCCCTCTTCAGAGAG GGAGATGTTTGGATCTGCATGGAGCTGATGGACACGTCTCTGGATAAGTTCTACAAAAAGGTTAACGAGAAAGGCAGAAACATCCCCGAGGACATCTTGGGCAAGATCACAGTAGCC GTTGTCAAGGCATTAGAGCATCTGCACAGCAACCTGTCAGTGATACACAGAG ATGTGAAGCCCTCCAATGTTCTGATCAACACTCAGGGCCAAGTGAAAATGTGTGACTTTGGCATCAGTGGCCACCTGGTGGACTCTGTGGCTAAAACAATGGATGCAGGATGCAAACCCTACATGGCG CCCGAGCGGATCAACCCTGACCTCAACCAGAAAGGCTACAGTGTCAAGTCAGACATATGGAGTCTCGGTATCACCATG ATCGAGCTGGCCATTTTGAAGTTCCCCTACGACTCGTGGGGGACCCCGTTCCAGCAGCTCAAGCAGGTGGTGGACGAGCCGTCTCCGCAGTTGCCCGCCGACCGCTTCTCCGCCGAGTTTGTAGACTTCATCTCCCAGTG cttaaGAAAGAAGCCAAATGAGAGACCCGCTTATACAGAACTAATG CAACATCCCTTTCTCACCATGCACGACTCCAAAGACACCGACGTGGCCAGTTTTGTCAAGGTCATCCTGGATGACTGA